From Rutidosis leptorrhynchoides isolate AG116_Rl617_1_P2 chromosome 3, CSIRO_AGI_Rlap_v1, whole genome shotgun sequence, a single genomic window includes:
- the LOC139896482 gene encoding uncharacterized protein codes for MHCLIEQINGNKRFYCSVVYASNNDTRRKLLWNDLCTFNGIVNDRPWIIIGDFNVSLHPEDRDSGPSIVTSPMHDFRDCVNSIEVDDINQSGFFYTWNQKPHATGSSKGVLKKIDRAMGNQGLISHFPRVSAEFQPYGLSDHTPIVVTIPNMAKRKVKPFRFSNHLADKKEFLPLVEDVWKTKVPGYHMFSVVIKLKMIKNR; via the coding sequence ATGCATTGTTTGATTGAACAGATTAATGGTAACAAGAGATTCTACTGTTCTGTTGTTTATGCTTCTAACAATGATACTAGAAGGAAGCTCCTGTGGAATGATTTATGTACTTTTAATGGAATTGTGAATGATAGACCATGGATCATCATAGGAGATTTCAATGTTAGTCTTCACCCAGAAGATAGAGACTCGGGTCCCTCTATTGTTACTTCTCCTATGCATGATTTTAGGGATTGTGTAAATAGTATAGAAGTTGATGATATTAACCAATCTGGTTTCTTCTATACCTGGAATCAAAAACCTCATGCCACTGGTTCAAGCAAGGGTGTTCTCAAGAAGATTGATAGAGCCATGGGTAATCAAGGTCTTATTAGCCATTTTCCTAGGGTTTCTGCTGAGTTTCAGCCATATGGTCTGTCTGATCACACCCCTATTGTTGTTACTATCCCTAATATGGCTAAGAGAAAGGTGAAACCCTTCAGATTTAGCAACCACCTTGCAGATAAGAAAGAATTCTTACCTTTAGTTGAAGATGTTTGGAAAACCAAAGTGCCAGGATACCATATGTTCTCTGTTGTTATTAAATTAAAGATGATTAAAAACAGATGA